In Anopheles merus strain MAF unplaced genomic scaffold, AmerM5.1 LNR4000012, whole genome shotgun sequence, the following proteins share a genomic window:
- the LOC121600939 gene encoding uncharacterized protein K02A2.6-like isoform X1: protein MSTSENGASDFPMEGEQRRSSLLRSTGFATGQQIFPPANENVVPTVNLPSQNAAGQPSLQHFAASSSVPAQSPDSAMLMQMMQLMQQQMQQQQQQQQQQMQQQQQLITQVLQQSQVTNQQSQTFPTQVIAPSNPELIIDALSGSITEFRYEAESEITFDTWFAHYEDLFAQDASRLDDAAKVRLLVRKLGPAEHARYASFILPSVPREIPFDETGKKLKALFGRAETLVSKRYKCLQPTKSRTEDFVSFVCRVNRSCVNFQLSAMSEEQFKCLILVCGLKDDADADVRTRLLSRIEERTDVTLEQLSAECERISSLKVDSAMIATQAEEQILALRGRSNAQQQASKWKQRKQYQHTRNSDNVNKPPGPCWLCGDAHWASECSYALHKCRDCNVTGHREGFCNQQKRGNKKGKYKKKKRTSVDMRTVTVNVCNVQQARKFVNIFINSNRVRLQLDTGSDITVIGRETWQQLGKPTLKPVTVHAKTASGSRLELDGEFEAQITIGDRTRSAVIRVMDSALHLLGADMIATFELGAVPMDQFCNKVEAEGVKWESRFPALFKGNGLCTKANVQIQLKPNHRSVFCPKRPVAYAMRATVDKELDRLEDLGVITPVDYSDWAAPIVVVRKQNGSVRICGDYSTGLNAALQSYEYPLPLPEDIFAKLAQCKYFSKIDLTDAFLQVQIKEEYRPLLTINTYRGLYHYNRLPPGIKIAPAAFQQLIDAMLSGLKCTSGYMDDVVVGGKTEREHDENLLNLFRRIKEYGFTIRAEKCSFKMPRIEYLGFVIDRQGLRPNPAKIDAILKMPAPTNVSEVRSFLGAVNYYGKFVPKMRELRYPLDALLKNDTKFVWTRESANAFNRFKDLLASDLLLTHYDPNAEIVVSADASSVGLGATISHRYADGSLKVVQHASRALTKAEANYSQIDREGLAIIFAVKKFHKMLFGRHFRLQTDHRPLLRIFGSHKGIPVYTANRLQRFALQLLMYDFTIEYVQTDKFGNADVLSRLIHEHAKPDPEYVIASAELENDVSSIASYCINIFPLNFRDVAKATESDPVLKKVYGYIMEGWPQNVAYAAELACFYHRSEALTTVRGCILFGERVVIPSKLQQRCLKQLHKGHPGIQRMKSKARSYVYWPSVDKDIMEHVKGCHACAIAAKTSPREKPVPWPATQKPWERIHIDFAGPIDGDYFLIVVDAFTKWPEVIRTRSTTSAATIAILRSIFARFGYPETMVSDNGPQFVSAEFSEYCSSRGVQHVTTAPFHPQSNGQAERFVDTFKRSMRKIQKGGTTQDEALDVFLASYRPTSNENEKVCDFQARGM, encoded by the coding sequence ATGAGCACCAGCGAAAACGGTGCATCGGATTTCCCCATGGAAGGAGAGCAGCGAAGATCATCCTTGCTGCGTTCGACTGGTTTTGCTACGGGACAGCAAATTTTTCCACCCGCGAACGAGAATGTTGTGCCAACGGTGAATCTGCCATCGCAGAATGCAGCGGGGCAGCCATCGCTACAGCATTTTGCTGCGTCATCATCAGTGCCGGCGCAGTCACCCGATTCTGCGATGCTGATGCAGATGATGCAGTTAATGCAAcagcagatgcagcagcagcagcagcagcagcagcaacagatgcagcaacagcagcaactaaTCACGCAAGTATTGCAGCAGTCACAAGTTACAAACCAGCAAAGCCAGACCTTCCCGACGCAGGTCATTGCCCCCAGTAATCCGGAGTTGATTATTGATGCGTTGTCGGGTAGCATCACCGAGTTCCGGTACGAGGCGGAATCCGAAATAACTTTCGATACGTGGTTCGCGCACTACGAGGACCTGTTCGCACAGGATGCCTCCCGCCTCGACGATGCAGCAAAGGTGCGCTTACTGGTGCGCAAGTTAGGCCCTGCGGAGCACGCACGCTACGCTAGTTTCATCCTGCCCAGCGTTCCTCGGGAGATACCGTTCGATGAAACGGGGAAAAAGCTGAAGGCCCTTTTTGGGAGAGCTGAAACGCTTGTGAGTAAGCGCTACAAGTGTTTGCAGCCAACGAAATCTCGTACGGAGGATTTTGTGTCGTTTGTTTGCCGTGTGAACCGCTCCTGCGTCAACTTTCAGCTGTCCGCAATGAGCGAGGAGCAGTTCAAATGCCTGATATTAGTGTGCGGCTTAAAGGATGATGCTGATGCGGACGTGCGCACGAGACTTCTCTCTCGTATCGAGGAGAGAACCGACGTCACGCTAGAGCAGCTCTCCGCTGAGTGTGAGCGAATCTCCAGCTTGAAGGTGGATAGCGCCATGATCGCTACTCAGGCGGAGGAGCAAATCCTAGCACTAAGAGGTAGAAGCAATGCACAACAGCAGGCgagcaagtggaaacaaagaAAGCAGTACCAGCATACGAGGAACAGTgataatgtaaacaaaccaccTGGGCCGTGTTGGTTATGTGGAGACGCTCATTGGGCAAGTGAGTGCTCATATGCTCTGCACAAGTGTCGCGATTGTAACGTAACCGGTCACCGAGAAGGTTTTTGCAACCAGCAGAAAAGAGGCAACAAAAAGGGGaagtacaagaaaaaaaaacgcacgtcGGTGGACATGCGTACGGTGACGGTCAATGTTTGTAATGTCCAGCAAGCTAGAAAATTTGTTaacattttcatcaacagTAACAGGGTCCGCCTGCAGCTTGACACTGGATCGGATATTACAGTAATCGGACGAGAAACGTGGCAGCAGCTGGGTAAGCCAACACTGAAGCCGGTAACAGTCCACGCAAAAACAGCATCTGGGTCCCGCCTTGAATTGGATGGTGAATTCGAGGCACAGATAACGATCGGTGACAGAACGCGGTCTGCTGTTATACGCGTTATGGACTCGGCCTTGCATCTTTTGGGGGCCGATATGATAGCAACGTTCGAGCTCGGTGCCGTCCCCATGGACCAGTTTTGCAACAAGGTGGAAGCAGAGGGAGTGAAATGGGAGAGCCGATTCCCTGCATTGTTTAAAGGCAACGGATTGTGCACCAAGGCGAATGTACAGATTCAGCTCAAGCCAAATCACCGTTCTGTGTTTTGTCCCAAGCGCCCGGTAGCGTACGCGATGCGAGCAACGGTGGACAAGGAGCTCGATCGCTTAGAGGATCTAGGGGTGATTACTCCGGTGGATTATTCGGACTGGGCGGCCCCAATTGTGGTGGTGAGGAAGCAGAACGGCAGCGTGCGGATTTGTGGAGATTATTCAACTGGGTTGAATGCAGCTCTTCAATCGTACGAATATCCACTCCCACTCCCAGAggatatttttgcaaaactggCACAATGcaagtatttttcaaaaatcgaTCTAACGGATGCATTcttgcaggtacaaattaaagAGGAATATCGTCCACTCCTGACGATTAACACGTATCGCGGATTGTACCATTACAACCGTCTACCGCCTGGCATTAAAATTGCTCCAGCCGCGTTCCAGCAACTCATCGATGCAATGCTCTCCGGCCTAAAATGTACATCTGGGTACATGGATGATGTAGTTGTTGGTGGCAAAACAGAACGCGAGCACGATGAGAATTTGCTCAACCTTTTCCGGCGCATAAAGGAGTACGGATTTACAATCCGAGCGGAAAAGTGTTCGTTTAAAATGCCAAGGATAGAGTACCTGGGTTTTGTTATCGACAGACAGGGTCTCAGACCAAACCCAGCGAAAATAGATGCGATCCTGAAGATGCCAGCACCGACGAACGTTAGTGAGGTTCGGTCCTTTCTGGGTGCTGTGAATtattacggcaaatttgtacCAAAGATGCGAGAATTGCGATACCCGCTGGATGCATTGCTCAAAAACGACACCAAATTTGTTTGGACACGGGAAAGCGCAAATGCTTTTAACAGGTTCAAAGACCTGTTAGCATCCGACTTGCTGCTGACGCACTACGACCCGAATGCAGAGATAGTGGTCTCTGCCGATGCATCGTCGGTTGGACTAGGCGCGACCATAAGCCACAGGTACGCGGATGGCTCGCTGAAGGTTGTCCAGCACGCATCGAGAGCCCTTACGAAGGCTGAAGCAAATTATAGCCAAATTGACCGCGAAGGTTTGGCGATTATATTTGctgtgaaaaagtttcataagaTGCTGTTTGGGCGCCATTTCCGACTGCAAACCGATCATCGACCCTTGTTGCGGATTTTCGGGTCACATAAGGGTATACCAGTGTACACGGCAAATAGGTTGCAGCGGTTTGCATTGCAGTTGCTGATGTACGATTTTACCATCGAGTACGTGCAAACCGATAAGTTTGGCAATGCGGACGTGCTCTCAAGGTTGATACACGAGCACGCAAAACCGGATCCGGAATACGTAATCGCAAGCGCTGAGTTGGAAAATGATGTAAGTTCCATAGCGTCATACTGTATTAATATATTTCCACTCAATTTTAGAGACGTTGCGAAGGCCACGGAGTCCGACCCTGTCCTGAAGAAGGTTTACGGATACATCATGGAAGGGTGGCCCCAAAATGTCGCGTATGCTGCAGAGCTGGCTTGCTTTTACCACAGAAGCGAAGCCCTAACCACGGTGCGtggttgcattttgtttggGGAAAGAGTGGTGATCCCTAGCAAGCTGCAGCAGCGTTGCTTGAAGCAACTACATAAAGGGCACCCCGGTATCCAGCGAATGAAGTCGAAGGCCCGGAGTTACGTGTACTGGCCATCCGTTGATAAGGACATAATGGAGCACGTAAAGGGATGCCACGCTTGTGCGATAGCGGCGAAGACTTCACCTCGCGAGAAACCTGTTCCCTGGCCAGCGACACAGAAACCTTGGGAACGTATTCACATCGATTTCGCTGGGCCAATCGATGGTGACTATTTTCTGATCGTGGTAGACGCGTTTACCAAGTGGCCAGAGGTGATACGAACGCGAAGTACCACATCAGCAGCAACGATCGCGATACTGAGGTCAATCTTTGCGAGATTTGGATACCCGGAAACGATGGTGAGCGACAACGGGCCACAATTTGTAAGCGCTGAGTTTTCGGAGTATTGCAGTAGTCGCGGTGTACAACACGTCACAACTGCGCCATTCCATCCGCAATCGAATGGGCAGGCGGAGCGCTTTGTTGACACCTTCAAGCGGTCGATGAGGAAGATCCAGAAAGGGGGAACAACGCAGGACGAAGCGCTTGACGTTTTTCTGGCGAGCTACcgccctactagcaatgagaatgaaaaagtgtgcgactttcaggcgaggggcatgtag
- the LOC121600939 gene encoding uncharacterized protein K02A2.6-like isoform X2: MSTSENGASDFPMEGEQRRSSLLRSTGFATGQQIFPPANENVVPTVNLPSQNAAGQPSLQHFAASSSVPAQSPDSAMLMQMMQLMQQQMQQQQQQQQQQMQQQQQLITQVLQQSQVTNQQSQTFPTQVIAPSNPELIIDALSGSITEFRYEAESEITFDTWFAHYEDLFAQDASRLDDAAKVRLLVRKLGPAEHARYASFILPSVPREIPFDETGKKLKALFGRAETLVSKRYKCLQPTKSRTEDFVSFVCRVNRSCVNFQLSAMSEEQFKCLILVCGLKDDADADVRTRLLSRIEERTDVTLEQLSAECERISSLKVDSAMIATQAEEQILALRGRSNAQQQASKWKQRKQYQHTRNSDNVNKPPGPCWLCGDAHWASECSYALHKCRDCNVTGHREGFCNQQKRGNKKGKYKKKKRTSVDMRTVTVNVCNVQQARKFVNIFINSNRVRLQLDTGSDITVIGRETWQQLGKPTLKPVTVHAKTASGSRLELDGEFEAQITIGDRTRSAVIRVMDSALHLLGADMIATFELGAVPMDQFCNKVEAEGVKWESRFPALFKGNGLCTKANVQIQLKPNHRSVFCPKRPVAYAMRATVDKELDRLEDLGVITPVDYSDWAAPIVVVRKQNGSVRICGDYSTGLNAALQSYEYPLPLPEDIFAKLAQCKYFSKIDLTDAFLQVQIKEEYRPLLTINTYRGLYHYNRLPPGIKIAPAAFQQLIDAMLSGLKCTSGYMDDVVVGGKTEREHDENLLNLFRRIKEYGFTIRAEKCSFKMPRIEYLGFVIDRQGLRPNPAKIDAILKMPAPTNVSEVRSFLGAVNYYGKFVPKMRELRYPLDALLKNDTKFVWTRESANAFNRFKDLLASDLLLTHYDPNAEIVVSADASSVGLGATISHRYADGSLKVVQHASRALTKAEANYSQIDREGLAIIFAVKKFHKMLFGRHFRLQTDHRPLLRIFGSHKGIPVYTANRLQRFALQLLMYDFTIEYVQTDKFGNADVLSRLIHEHAKPDPEYVIASAEDVAKATESDPVLKKVYGYIMEGWPQNVAYAAELACFYHRSEALTTVRGCILFGERVVIPSKLQQRCLKQLHKGHPGIQRMKSKARSYVYWPSVDKDIMEHVKGCHACAIAAKTSPREKPVPWPATQKPWERIHIDFAGPIDGDYFLIVVDAFTKWPEVIRTRSTTSAATIAILRSIFARFGYPETMVSDNGPQFVSAEFSEYCSSRGVQHVTTAPFHPQSNGQAERFVDTFKRSMRKIQKGGTTQDEALDVFLASYRPTSNENEKVCDFQARGM; encoded by the exons ATGAGCACCAGCGAAAACGGTGCATCGGATTTCCCCATGGAAGGAGAGCAGCGAAGATCATCCTTGCTGCGTTCGACTGGTTTTGCTACGGGACAGCAAATTTTTCCACCCGCGAACGAGAATGTTGTGCCAACGGTGAATCTGCCATCGCAGAATGCAGCGGGGCAGCCATCGCTACAGCATTTTGCTGCGTCATCATCAGTGCCGGCGCAGTCACCCGATTCTGCGATGCTGATGCAGATGATGCAGTTAATGCAAcagcagatgcagcagcagcagcagcagcagcagcaacagatgcagcaacagcagcaactaaTCACGCAAGTATTGCAGCAGTCACAAGTTACAAACCAGCAAAGCCAGACCTTCCCGACGCAGGTCATTGCCCCCAGTAATCCGGAGTTGATTATTGATGCGTTGTCGGGTAGCATCACCGAGTTCCGGTACGAGGCGGAATCCGAAATAACTTTCGATACGTGGTTCGCGCACTACGAGGACCTGTTCGCACAGGATGCCTCCCGCCTCGACGATGCAGCAAAGGTGCGCTTACTGGTGCGCAAGTTAGGCCCTGCGGAGCACGCACGCTACGCTAGTTTCATCCTGCCCAGCGTTCCTCGGGAGATACCGTTCGATGAAACGGGGAAAAAGCTGAAGGCCCTTTTTGGGAGAGCTGAAACGCTTGTGAGTAAGCGCTACAAGTGTTTGCAGCCAACGAAATCTCGTACGGAGGATTTTGTGTCGTTTGTTTGCCGTGTGAACCGCTCCTGCGTCAACTTTCAGCTGTCCGCAATGAGCGAGGAGCAGTTCAAATGCCTGATATTAGTGTGCGGCTTAAAGGATGATGCTGATGCGGACGTGCGCACGAGACTTCTCTCTCGTATCGAGGAGAGAACCGACGTCACGCTAGAGCAGCTCTCCGCTGAGTGTGAGCGAATCTCCAGCTTGAAGGTGGATAGCGCCATGATCGCTACTCAGGCGGAGGAGCAAATCCTAGCACTAAGAGGTAGAAGCAATGCACAACAGCAGGCgagcaagtggaaacaaagaAAGCAGTACCAGCATACGAGGAACAGTgataatgtaaacaaaccaccTGGGCCGTGTTGGTTATGTGGAGACGCTCATTGGGCAAGTGAGTGCTCATATGCTCTGCACAAGTGTCGCGATTGTAACGTAACCGGTCACCGAGAAGGTTTTTGCAACCAGCAGAAAAGAGGCAACAAAAAGGGGaagtacaagaaaaaaaaacgcacgtcGGTGGACATGCGTACGGTGACGGTCAATGTTTGTAATGTCCAGCAAGCTAGAAAATTTGTTaacattttcatcaacagTAACAGGGTCCGCCTGCAGCTTGACACTGGATCGGATATTACAGTAATCGGACGAGAAACGTGGCAGCAGCTGGGTAAGCCAACACTGAAGCCGGTAACAGTCCACGCAAAAACAGCATCTGGGTCCCGCCTTGAATTGGATGGTGAATTCGAGGCACAGATAACGATCGGTGACAGAACGCGGTCTGCTGTTATACGCGTTATGGACTCGGCCTTGCATCTTTTGGGGGCCGATATGATAGCAACGTTCGAGCTCGGTGCCGTCCCCATGGACCAGTTTTGCAACAAGGTGGAAGCAGAGGGAGTGAAATGGGAGAGCCGATTCCCTGCATTGTTTAAAGGCAACGGATTGTGCACCAAGGCGAATGTACAGATTCAGCTCAAGCCAAATCACCGTTCTGTGTTTTGTCCCAAGCGCCCGGTAGCGTACGCGATGCGAGCAACGGTGGACAAGGAGCTCGATCGCTTAGAGGATCTAGGGGTGATTACTCCGGTGGATTATTCGGACTGGGCGGCCCCAATTGTGGTGGTGAGGAAGCAGAACGGCAGCGTGCGGATTTGTGGAGATTATTCAACTGGGTTGAATGCAGCTCTTCAATCGTACGAATATCCACTCCCACTCCCAGAggatatttttgcaaaactggCACAATGcaagtatttttcaaaaatcgaTCTAACGGATGCATTcttgcaggtacaaattaaagAGGAATATCGTCCACTCCTGACGATTAACACGTATCGCGGATTGTACCATTACAACCGTCTACCGCCTGGCATTAAAATTGCTCCAGCCGCGTTCCAGCAACTCATCGATGCAATGCTCTCCGGCCTAAAATGTACATCTGGGTACATGGATGATGTAGTTGTTGGTGGCAAAACAGAACGCGAGCACGATGAGAATTTGCTCAACCTTTTCCGGCGCATAAAGGAGTACGGATTTACAATCCGAGCGGAAAAGTGTTCGTTTAAAATGCCAAGGATAGAGTACCTGGGTTTTGTTATCGACAGACAGGGTCTCAGACCAAACCCAGCGAAAATAGATGCGATCCTGAAGATGCCAGCACCGACGAACGTTAGTGAGGTTCGGTCCTTTCTGGGTGCTGTGAATtattacggcaaatttgtacCAAAGATGCGAGAATTGCGATACCCGCTGGATGCATTGCTCAAAAACGACACCAAATTTGTTTGGACACGGGAAAGCGCAAATGCTTTTAACAGGTTCAAAGACCTGTTAGCATCCGACTTGCTGCTGACGCACTACGACCCGAATGCAGAGATAGTGGTCTCTGCCGATGCATCGTCGGTTGGACTAGGCGCGACCATAAGCCACAGGTACGCGGATGGCTCGCTGAAGGTTGTCCAGCACGCATCGAGAGCCCTTACGAAGGCTGAAGCAAATTATAGCCAAATTGACCGCGAAGGTTTGGCGATTATATTTGctgtgaaaaagtttcataagaTGCTGTTTGGGCGCCATTTCCGACTGCAAACCGATCATCGACCCTTGTTGCGGATTTTCGGGTCACATAAGGGTATACCAGTGTACACGGCAAATAGGTTGCAGCGGTTTGCATTGCAGTTGCTGATGTACGATTTTACCATCGAGTACGTGCAAACCGATAAGTTTGGCAATGCGGACGTGCTCTCAAGGTTGATACACGAGCACGCAAAACCGGATCCGGAATACGTAATCGCAAGCGCTGA AGACGTTGCGAAGGCCACGGAGTCCGACCCTGTCCTGAAGAAGGTTTACGGATACATCATGGAAGGGTGGCCCCAAAATGTCGCGTATGCTGCAGAGCTGGCTTGCTTTTACCACAGAAGCGAAGCCCTAACCACGGTGCGtggttgcattttgtttggGGAAAGAGTGGTGATCCCTAGCAAGCTGCAGCAGCGTTGCTTGAAGCAACTACATAAAGGGCACCCCGGTATCCAGCGAATGAAGTCGAAGGCCCGGAGTTACGTGTACTGGCCATCCGTTGATAAGGACATAATGGAGCACGTAAAGGGATGCCACGCTTGTGCGATAGCGGCGAAGACTTCACCTCGCGAGAAACCTGTTCCCTGGCCAGCGACACAGAAACCTTGGGAACGTATTCACATCGATTTCGCTGGGCCAATCGATGGTGACTATTTTCTGATCGTGGTAGACGCGTTTACCAAGTGGCCAGAGGTGATACGAACGCGAAGTACCACATCAGCAGCAACGATCGCGATACTGAGGTCAATCTTTGCGAGATTTGGATACCCGGAAACGATGGTGAGCGACAACGGGCCACAATTTGTAAGCGCTGAGTTTTCGGAGTATTGCAGTAGTCGCGGTGTACAACACGTCACAACTGCGCCATTCCATCCGCAATCGAATGGGCAGGCGGAGCGCTTTGTTGACACCTTCAAGCGGTCGATGAGGAAGATCCAGAAAGGGGGAACAACGCAGGACGAAGCGCTTGACGTTTTTCTGGCGAGCTACcgccctactagcaatgagaatgaaaaagtgtgcgactttcaggcgaggggcatgtag
- the LOC121600944 gene encoding uncharacterized protein LOC121600944, whose translation MLNLKMIDRKCVMVASKPQNNDSTTSAAKPILHEQLLQELNAPLHSATTSGNSKTASSCSIPSMPNKQKQVQYKVSRSQSIGTQTMSVVDDNSCLNIILKN comes from the exons ATGctaaatttgaaaatgatAGATAGGAAGTGTGTTATGGTGGCATCGAAACCACAAAATAATG ATTCAACGACTAGTGCTGCCAAACCGATTTTGCACGAGCAGTTGCTGCAAGAGCTAAATGCTCCGCTACATTCTGCCACGACTTCGGGTAATTCCAAAACGGCTTCTTCTTGTTCCATCCCGAGCATgccaaacaagcaaaaacaagTACAAT ATAAAGTATCAAGATCGCAATCAATCGGGACTCAAACGATGTCTGTTGTTGATGACAACTCGTGTCTGaatataatattaaaaaattga